One genomic region from Palaemon carinicauda isolate YSFRI2023 unplaced genomic scaffold, ASM3689809v2 scaffold906, whole genome shotgun sequence encodes:
- the LOC137637652 gene encoding uncharacterized protein, translating to MLLDVITELNIKQIHIVVQQTYFANLGPILSSLWGRGISVGVVSFPDLGGYVMPLGSSGDSFEATEGIDLNHLNYEPNNGYVDIAVLNDTQNVNKPNDVEGSLLNDTQNVNKPNDVEGSLLNDTQNVNKPNDVEGSLLNDTQNVNKPNDVDGPILNDTQNVNKPNDVDISVLNDTQGVNKPNDVDGFVLNDTQGVNKPNDVDGSVLNDTQNVNKPNDVDGFVLNDTQDVNKPNDVDESVLNDTQGVNKPNDVDISVLNATKNVNKPDVVSDLVKKNTQSIIQGVDTVGITHMVGKAARDLESTVKWLVASGKEITGLLVFGDEDWIFWVVSVIKTRKLLGPENILILLPTSGKISGPRLARQIRLGAKVIVLELKEDITRNPSDLGLRKARSRVCQGYIKHAVLLAGGQYAIQNVGCWASSGHKLLLNGPLLPAYGTLRGADVKVVIVKNFIEAIRVGPGGRFLVGYLGRVVNTLAEALQFRYSIMEGSSFGTLTPNGSFDGVVGHIERKEGDLGLASLSIAYHRKLAIDYTTWIMYHPTLFVTRAPRMFNDPLILFKIYTWQAWCAIAGFLIFAGSCLWLFWWSWDELVPEVTHPEHKKGCNGCANARQVRKSPGYAKAVSTILKSAIYQGTVHLPTTSSGRIICASSWLIVIIMYALYSGNLTAFLSIPRVDRPPSTVSQLVTRNWAFSLNKAFGSFDLVKETETKDYQTLYRRAEERGFIKENSGATANRDSSEMLVKNIAVVMGETGAFYNMNSNTYKDGRCKLTHGQEDIGKEYAGLALPKMSLLKPFFDKKLMWMRQMGIIQKHYKDSFGIKCFRGVKDSGERKPLALYQLEGVVYTWICGMGAAFASFVFEILVGRRRRATLHNGTSS from the exons ATGTTACTGGATGTGATCACCGAACTGAACATCAAGCAAATACATATAGTTGTTCAACAAACGTATTTTG CCAACCTGGGACCAATTCTCTCCTCGCTTTGGGGGCGGGGCATAAGTGTGGGCGTGGTTTCTTTCCCCGACCTGGGAGGTTATGTCATGCCTCTAGGAAGCTCAG GTGACAGCTTTGAGGCTACAGAAGGAATTGATTTAAATCATCTAAATTATGAACCAAACAATGGTTATGTCGATATAGCAGTACTAAACGACACCCAGAATGTAAACAAACCAAATGATGTCGAGGGATCTCTACTAAACGACACCCAGAATGTAAACAAACCAAATGATGTCGAGGGATCTCTACTAAACGACACCCAGAATGTAAACAAACCAAATGATGTCGAGGGATCTCTACTAAACGACACCCAGAATGTAAACAAACCAAATGATGTCGATGGACCTATACTAAACGACACCCAGAATGTAAACAAACCAAATGATGTCGATATATCAGTACTAAACGACACCCAGGGTGTAAATAAACCAAATGATGTCGACGGATTTGTACTAAACGACACCCAGGGTGTAAACAAACCAAATGATGTCGATGGATCTGTACTAAACGACACCCAGAATGTAAACAAACCAAATGATGTCGACGGATTTGTACTAAACGACACCCAGGATGTAAACAAACCAAATGATGTCGATGAATCTGTACTAAACGACACCCAGGGTGTAAACAAACCAAATGATGTCGATATATCCGTACTAAACGCCaccaaaaatgtaaacaaaccagaTGTTGTCAGTGACCTGGTCAAGAAAAACACCCAGAGCATAATACAAGGAGTTGATACTGTTGGAATAACTCATATGGTAGGAAAAGCAGCGAGAGATCTTGAATCTACAGTAAAGTGGTTGGTCGCTAGTGGAAAAGAAATCACAGGATTACTTGTGTTTGGTGACGAAGATTGGATCTTTTGGGTGGTTTCTGTG ataaAAACCAGGAAACTACTAGGTCCA GAAAATATCTTAATCCTACTTCCTACGTCTGGCAAGATATCTGGCCCCCGCCTCGCTCGGCAGATACGACTTGGCGCCAAAGTTATCGTACTGGAACTGAAGGAGGATATCACTCGTAATCCGTCTGACCTCGGTTTGCGTAAAGCGAGAAGTCGCGTCTGTCAGGGTTACATAAAACATGCCGTATTGCTTGCCGGAGGTCAATACGCTATTCAG AATGTTGGATGTTGGGCCAGCAGCGGACATAAATTGCTTCTCAACGGCCCTCTATTACCAGCGTATGGGACTCTGCGGGGCGCTGACGTCAAAGTTGTCATAGTGAAG AACTTCATCGAAGCAATCCGCGTGGGTCCAGGAGGTCGTTTCCTCGTCGGGTATTTGGGCAGGGTGGTCAATACCCTAGCCGAGGCCCTCCAGTTCCGTTACAGCATCATGGAAGGGTCCAGTTTCGGCACTCTCACACCCAACGGGTCATTCGACGGGGTCGTTGGACATATCGAGAGGAAG GAGGGAGACCTTGGCCTAGCATCGCTCAGCATTGCCTACCACAGGAAACTAGCCATTGACTACACGACGTGGATCATGTACCACCCTACGCTCTTTGTCACGAGGGCTCCCCGAATGTTCAATGACCCTCTTATCCTCTTCAAGATTTACACCTGGCAG GCCTGGTGTGCCATCGCTGGGTTCCTGATCTTCGCCGGGTCTTGTCTCTGGCTATTTTGGTGGTCCTGGGATGAACTCGTCCCTGAGGTGACTCATCCAGAGCACAAGAAAGGCTGTAATGGCTGTGCAAATGCTCGGCAGGTCCGGAAGAGCCCGGGATATGCCAAAGCTGTGTCGACTATTCTGAAGTCTGCAATTTACCAAG GTACAGTTCATCTCCCAACAACCTCCTCAGGCCGCATAATCTGTGCCTCTTCGTGGCTGATCGTGATCATTATGTACGCCTTGTACAGTGGTAACCTCACCGCCTTCCTATCAATACCCCGCGTGGACCGACCGCCCTCCACGGTGAGCCAGTTGGTCACCAGAAACTGGGCTTTCTCGCTGAATAAAGCTTTTGGCAGCTTCGATCTCGTGAAG GAGACCGAAACAAAAGACTACCAGACCCTCTACAGGAGGGCAGAGGAGAGGGGCTTCATAAAGGAAAATTCAGGAGCCACTGCAAACAGAGATAGTTCAGAAATGCTTGTCAAGAATATAGCTGTCGTTA TGGGAGAGACCGGTGCTTTCTATAACATGAACAGCAACACGTATAAGGACGGGCGCTGTAAACTCACCCACGGCCAAGAGGACATAGGGAAGGAGTACGCTGGTCTGGCCCTGCCGAAGATGTCTTTACTTAAGCCTTTCTTTGATAAGAA ACTCATGTGGATGCGACAGATGGGTATAATCCAAAAACACTACAAGGACTCTTTCGGGATCAAGTGCTTCCGGGGCGTGAAGGACTCCGGAGAACGTAAGCCCCTGGCGCTCTATCAG CTTGAGGGTGTGGTCTACACGTGGATCTGTGGTATGGGGGCTGCCTTTGCGTCCTTTGTCTTCGAGATTTTGGTTGGAAGGCGGAGAAGGGCCACTTTGCACAATGGCACTTCATCTTGA